Proteins from one Chroicocephalus ridibundus chromosome 16, bChrRid1.1, whole genome shotgun sequence genomic window:
- the FBXO42 gene encoding F-box only protein 42: protein MASSSDSEDDGFMAVDPEDAAVEGTMEQDEEPHAELEVEETRHNRSMLELPEEVLEYILSFLSPYQEHKTAALVCKQWYRLIKGVAHQCYHGFIKAVQEGNIQWESRTYPYPGTPITQRFSHSACYYDANQSMYVFGGCTQSSCNAAFNDLWRLDLNSKEWIRPLASGSYPSPKAGATLVVYKDLLVLFGGWTRPSPYPLHQPERFFDEIHTYSPSKNWWNCIVTTHGPPPMAGHSSCVIEDKMIVFGGSLGSRQMSNDVWVLDLEQWAWSKPNISGPSPHPRGGQSQIVIDNETILILGGCGGPNALFKDAWLLHMHANPWTWQPLKVENEDHGAPELWCHPACRVGQCVVVFSQAPSGRAPLSPSLNSRPSPISATPPALVPETREYRSQSPVRNTDEAPCVNGRWGTLRPRAQRQTPSGSREGSLSPARGDSSPVLNGGSLSPGATAAGGASLDSPVQVVSPSTPSAAEGYDLKVGLALAPRRGSLPEQKDLRLGSVDLSWEQKPASIICQMDGVEGRTVGAGVRNPPEQTNGIHTPPHVASSLPGAVSPSALRRSLEAVKALSSKGSSASAALSPPLASSPGSPGAETGSVARPGSTQGDGHSLPPIARRLGHHPPQSLNVGKPLYQSMNCKPMQMYVLDIKDTKEKGRVKWKVFNSSSVVGPPETSLHTVVQGRGELIIFGGLMDKKQNVKYYPKTNALYFVRAKR, encoded by the exons ATGGCCAGTTCCTCGGACAGTGAAGATGACGGTTTCATGGCCGTGGATCCAGAAGACGCTGCGGTCGAAGGGACGATGGAGCAAGACGAGGAGCCGCATGCTGAGCTGGAGGTCGAGGAGACCAGGCACAACAGATCGATGTTGGAGCTCCCAGAAGAGGTTTTGGAATatatcctctccttcctttcaccGTATCAGGAGCACAAAACTGCTGCCCTTGTCTGCAAACAGTGGTATCGACTAATCAAAG GTGTGGCCCATCAGTGTTATCACGGCTTTATCAAAGCAGTGCAAGAAGGAAATATTCAGTGGGAGAGTCGCACTTACCCCTACCCTGGAACCCCCATCACCCAGCGCTTCTCGCACA GTGCGTGTTACTATGACGCCAACCAGTCGATGTATGTGTTCGGCGGCTGCACGCAGAGCAGTTGTAACGCCGCTTTCAACGACCTCTGGAGACTTGACCTGAACAGCAAGGAGTGGATCCGGCCCCTGGCATCAG GTTCGTACCCCTCGCCCAAGGCTGGGGCCACCCTCGTGGTCTACAAGGACTTGCTTGTGCTCTTCGGTGGGTGGACGCGGCCGAGCCCTTACCCTCTGCACCAGCCAGAGAGGTTCTTCGATGAAATCCATACCTACTCACCCTCCAAAAACTG GTGGAACTGCATCGTGACCACCCACGGCCCCCCTCCCATGGCGGGACACTCCTCCTGTGTCATCGAAGACAAAATGATCGTCTTTGGGGGTTCACTGGGATCTCGGCAAAT GAGCAATGACGTCTGGGTGCTGGATCTCGAGCAGTGGGCTTGGTCCAAGCCCAACatctctgggcccagccctcaCCCGCGAGGCGGCCAGTCTCAG ATCGTAATAGACAACGAAACCATTTTAATCCTGGGTGGCTGTGGCGGTCCCAATGCA CTGTTTAAAGACGCCTGGTTACTGCACATGCACGCGAACCCCTGGACGTGGCAGCCGCTAAAGGTGGAGAACGAAGACCACGGAGCCCCGGAGCTGTGGTGCCATCCTGCCTGCAGG gtgggccaGTGCGTCGTGGTCTTCAGCCAAGCTCCCAGCGGGAGAGCCCCGCTGAGTCCCAGCCTGAACTCTCGCCCCTCTCCCATCAGCGCCACGCCGCCCGCCCTGGTCCCCGAAACGCGGGAATACCGCTCTCAATCTCCCGTCAGGAACACGGACGAAGCTCCCTGCGTCAATGGCCGCTGGGGCACCTTGCGACCCagagcgcagaggcaaaccccgTCGGGATCCCGGGAAGGCAGCCTCTCCCCGGCAAGAGGGGACAGTTCCCCCGTACTCAACGGTGGGAGTTTATCGCCCGGAGCCACGGCGGCCGGCGGTGCCTCCTTGGACAGCCCCGTGCAGGTTGTATCTCCCAGCACGCCTTCCGCCGCTGAAGGATACGACCTAAAAGTGGGGCTCGCCCTGGCTCCGCGCCGAGGATCGTTGCCGGAGCAGAAAGACCTGCGTTTGGGATCCGTCGACTTGAGTTGGGAACAGAAACCGGCTTCCATCATCTGCCAGATGGATGGTGTGGAGGGCAGGACGGTCGGCGCCGGCGTGAGGAACCCCCCCGAGCAAACCAACGGCATCCACACGCCGCCCCACGTCGCCAGCTCCCTCCCGGGGGCCGTCTCCCCCAGCGCGCTCCGGAGGAGCTTGGAGGCCGTCAAAGCTCTCTCTTCCAAAGGCTCCTCGGCTTCTGCGGCGCTGAGCCCTCCGCTGGCTTCTTCCCCGGGGTCCCCGGGTGCCGAGACGGGCTCGGTGGCGCGGCCGGGCTCTACCCAAGGCGACGGCCATTCCTTACCTCCCATCGCCCGCCGCCTGGGCCACCACCCTCCCCAATCCCTCAACGTGGGGAAGCCTTTATACCAGAGTATGAACTGCAAACCCATGCAGATGTACGTGCTGGACATTAAAGACACCAAGGAAAAAGGACGAGTCAAATGGAAAGTGTTCAACAGCAGTTCGGTGGTGGGACCGCCCGAAACCAGTTTACACACGGTAGTGCAAGGCAGAGGGGAATTAATCATATTCGGTGGCCTCATGGACAAGAAACAAAACGTGAAATACTATCCCAAAACAAATGCCTTGTACTTTGTGCGAGCAAAAAGATAA